One region of Dehalococcoidia bacterium genomic DNA includes:
- a CDS encoding trehalose-6-phosphate synthase, with protein sequence MKGVSIGAAGVTQECVRQRPQRILMVSNRAPIVHERDTAGALVRRATDGGVATALSAVAEAVDVDWLACAGSEEDAALALRGQRVKLGNASRLSYVAPPAQAYELFYNAFCNPLLWFLQHGIWDQLQGKNTGLKALHAWQLGYLPVNQLVAERVAEALRRRVDRVMFHDYHFYVAPLFVRNLQPRAFLQHFVHVPWPDPAEWMRLPRKIPDSICRGLLANDRVVFQTPENVENFLATCDELLPDFRVDFRRGVVKGKERETRVWANPISVDAVDLHRRLFSPAAQCAAAALLPELGPKTIVRVDRLDPAKNIVAGFEAFGHLLQRHPEYRGRVRFLAFLQPSRASIPEYAGYTARVVAEAEEVNATFGTPSWQPVRLFIGQDRLRALTALRFYDVLLVNSLADGMNLVSKEGAVLNERDGVLVLSRSAGSYRDLAPGALGVEPGDVAGTAAALNEALGMDADERRRRADALRGVVLDHQLSGWLKRQLEDLGVQDEGQEDSLALHGTPRRFTLAG encoded by the coding sequence GTGCAGCCGGCGTCACCCAGGAGTGTGTCAGGCAGCGGCCTCAACGCATCCTGATGGTCAGCAACCGTGCCCCCATCGTGCACGAGCGCGACACTGCCGGCGCCCTTGTCCGGCGGGCAACGGACGGCGGCGTGGCTACTGCCCTCTCTGCTGTGGCCGAGGCCGTAGACGTCGACTGGCTCGCCTGCGCGGGCAGCGAGGAAGACGCCGCCCTCGCACTCCGCGGCCAGCGGGTAAAGCTCGGGAATGCCAGCCGCCTCTCATACGTGGCGCCGCCGGCGCAGGCCTATGAGCTCTTCTACAACGCCTTCTGCAATCCTCTGCTCTGGTTTCTCCAGCACGGGATCTGGGACCAGTTGCAGGGCAAGAACACGGGCCTGAAGGCCCTGCACGCCTGGCAGCTCGGCTATCTGCCCGTCAACCAGCTTGTCGCGGAGCGCGTCGCTGAAGCCCTGCGCCGCCGCGTAGACAGGGTCATGTTCCACGACTACCACTTCTACGTCGCGCCGCTCTTCGTGCGGAACCTTCAGCCCAGGGCGTTCCTTCAGCACTTCGTGCACGTCCCCTGGCCCGACCCGGCGGAGTGGATGCGGCTGCCGCGCAAGATCCCGGACTCGATTTGCCGCGGCCTCCTCGCCAACGACCGCGTGGTCTTTCAGACCCCCGAGAACGTCGAGAACTTCCTCGCGACCTGCGACGAGCTCCTTCCAGACTTCCGCGTCGACTTCCGCAGGGGGGTGGTGAAGGGCAAGGAACGTGAAACGCGCGTCTGGGCGAACCCGATATCCGTCGACGCCGTGGACCTGCACCGGCGCCTCTTCTCGCCAGCGGCGCAGTGCGCTGCCGCGGCGCTCCTGCCCGAACTCGGGCCAAAGACGATCGTCCGTGTAGACCGCCTGGACCCGGCGAAGAACATCGTCGCCGGGTTCGAGGCGTTTGGCCACTTGCTCCAACGCCATCCCGAGTACCGCGGCCGCGTGCGCTTTCTTGCTTTCCTTCAGCCTTCGCGGGCCTCAATTCCGGAATACGCGGGCTACACCGCCCGGGTGGTCGCCGAAGCGGAAGAAGTCAACGCTACATTCGGCACGCCTTCATGGCAGCCGGTCAGGCTGTTCATCGGGCAGGACCGCCTGCGCGCCCTCACCGCCTTGCGCTTCTACGATGTCCTGCTGGTCAACTCGCTCGCCGACGGCATGAACCTCGTGTCAAAGGAGGGCGCGGTGCTGAACGAACGCGACGGAGTGCTGGTGCTATCTCGCAGCGCCGGCTCCTACCGTGATCTAGCGCCGGGCGCGCTGGGGGTCGAACCAGGGGACGTCGCGGGGACTGCGGCAGCCCTAAACGAGGCCCTCGGCATGGACGCCGACGAACGGCGGCGGAGAGCGGATGCCCTGCGGGGCGTTGTCCTCGACCACCAGCTGAGCGGCTGGCTCAAGCGACAACTAGAAGACCTCGGCGTGCAGGACGAAGGTCAGGAGGACTCTCTGGCGCTTCACGGCACGCCGCGCCGCTTTACTCTCGCGGGCTAG
- a CDS encoding PRC-barrel domain-containing protein, producing the protein MLRSFKDTQGIAIQATDGEIGKVRDVFFDAEQWTVRYFVIDTGPWLLGRKVLIAPVAVRGLDWECRTLDVQLTKQQVKDSPDIDTDRPVSRQAEIAYHDYYRWPYYWGGGGLIGTGAYVGVAPEAYLEGKAEPEALPGTPADVASQGDPNLHSAREVAGYKIGATDDSFGSVDDFLIDDEAWLIRYLVLDSGGFLQSGQKYLVGVPWIEYVSWADRKVHVDLPRAKIEAAPVYTPDLRLDREYEERLHAHYGLPEYWREPSPRRE; encoded by the coding sequence ATGCTGCGCAGCTTCAAGGACACGCAGGGCATAGCCATTCAGGCAACAGACGGCGAGATCGGCAAGGTCCGCGATGTGTTCTTCGACGCGGAGCAGTGGACGGTGCGCTACTTCGTGATCGACACGGGACCATGGCTCCTGGGACGCAAGGTCCTCATCGCCCCGGTGGCCGTGCGCGGCCTGGATTGGGAATGCCGAACCCTTGACGTGCAGCTGACGAAGCAGCAGGTGAAGGACAGCCCGGATATCGACACCGACAGGCCCGTGTCCCGTCAGGCCGAGATCGCCTACCACGACTACTACCGCTGGCCCTACTACTGGGGTGGCGGAGGCCTGATCGGCACAGGAGCTTATGTCGGCGTCGCCCCTGAAGCGTACCTCGAGGGCAAGGCGGAGCCGGAGGCGCTGCCGGGTACGCCAGCGGATGTGGCCTCTCAGGGCGACCCGAACCTTCACAGCGCCCGAGAAGTGGCCGGTTACAAGATCGGCGCAACGGACGACAGCTTCGGAAGCGTCGATGACTTCCTTATCGATGACGAGGCGTGGCTGATCCGCTACCTGGTGCTCGATAGCGGTGGGTTCCTCCAGAGCGGTCAGAAATACCTGGTCGGCGTCCCCTGGATCGAGTACGTAAGCTGGGCGGACCGTAAGGTCCACGTGGACCTGCCGCGGGCCAAGATCGAGGCCGCGCCCGTGTACACCCCGGACCTGCGTCTGGACAGGGAGTACGAGGAGAGGTTGCACGCCCACTACGGGCTGCCGGAGTACTGGCGCGAACCCTCGCCGCGGCGGGAATAG